The following proteins are co-located in the Pomacea canaliculata isolate SZHN2017 linkage group LG8, ASM307304v1, whole genome shotgun sequence genome:
- the LOC112570581 gene encoding LOW QUALITY PROTEIN: alpha-mannosidase 2-like (The sequence of the model RefSeq protein was modified relative to this genomic sequence to represent the inferred CDS: deleted 2 bases in 1 codon), translated as MKFWYRFLILGSAIFMIGTLYYYMLLDSSLEASHDRRRALESHLSSSYLKNLFKSFSMELDPEVCSMKPHHQAHRHGNISTLDVFQETSFNLQTDGMYELASPPPDYPKKEELDDLEDLQVIIMPHSHVDPGWLKTTNEYYTDKTKHILTNMVNKLTEHPDMSFVWAETIYFAMWWNELEDAVKVHVRRLVRRGQLEIALGGWVMPDEASTHYVSVIDQLIEGHQWLWENLRIKPLNSWSIDPFGYSGTAPYLWKLAGMENMVIQRVHQSVKASLISQKSLEFWWRQFWDKSGDTSILCHIMPYMLYSIKFSCGPNRFICLLFDFRSIPGDISDSRAHAITEENVEKFAEYMYQQFRQKSRIYKYNTILVPVGDDFRFDHELEWEQQYGNYSRLMKYMNGRKDWKVNIRFGTLKDYFKLTRQEQLEKKYSGKDTDFPVLSGDFFPYSDRNLEYWTGYYSTRPFDKRFQREVQGMIQAADMALTFTLALYKRWELEMQEKFFHFSSLMQTAHRAQAQFLHHDAITGTSKDFVVVDFEEQLLNAYNSSQSVMKMALQALITKGKVEKPYVFHPETVRQRYNEPPTKMVIPVSKGGSHLFVFNPLPQYRQQPVHILVNKEKFIIKDQMREIVPCQINPVWDDEDSTTVRADVFEVIFIADLPPLATVPFMVFEEDVLPKTSNPAKIWVFNEETLVVPSGTLFFRNKPQKDVTQAIVIENNQLQLRVAPDTGMLLDLLDKSTGNITKLNMELGVYTSQGSGAYLFFPSSGASPMISNIPLIRVVEGPLVTQLTVVYEPYIHQTFTLYSHPTLLASAVHIRNDLSIQTLKNRRIMRLKTDLRLKHPEYFSDQNGFQFMRRRTNSNNRIEANYYPMTTGAFLDDGVHRVTLMAGQPHGVAGLEPGWLEVMLDRQLLNDDNRGLGQGVEDNKKVTSEFILLVETRTQRSSLSQAHYAFLSLNSVSLSDRLQQPPQVFYSLIEADIFFASVIPTKVALPCDVSLLSMRSLATGNLLYNGTSFILHRRAYDCDFPGHDLQCSVSGQPVTFDAFFSELGLSQQGIRETSLTHLHHKRSLSPKEPLTLSPMQIAAFHLWF; from the exons GAAGGAGGAGTTAGATGACCTTGAGGATCTGCAAGTCATCATCATGCCTCATTCTCATGTTGACCCTGGCTGGCTCAAGACGACCAATGAGTACTACACTGATAAAACCAAACACATCCTCACCAACATGGTCAACAAACTGACGGAGCATCCAGACATGAGCTTTGTGTGGGCTGAGACCATTTACTTTGCCATGTGGTGGAATGAACTGGAAGATGCTGTTAAG GTTCACGTCAGGCGACTGGTACGCAGAGGACAGCTGGAGATTGCACTGGGTGGTTGGGTCATGCCAGATGAAGCATCCACACATTATGTGTCTGTGATTGATCAGCTTATCGAGGGGCATCAGTGGCTTTGGGAGAACCTCCGCATCAAGCCACTTAACAGCTGGTCCATCGATCCCTTTGGATACTCTGGTACAGCACCATACTTATGGAAACTGGCTGGCATGGAGAATATGGTGATTCAGCGAGTGCACCAGTCTGTCAAGGCTTCACTCATCTCTCAGAAAAGCCTGGAGTTCTGGTGGCGTCAGTTCTGGGACAAAAGTGGAGACACTTCCATCCTTTGTCACATTATGCCCTACATGCTTTACAGTATCAAGTTCTCCTGTGGCCCCAATCGCTTCATTTGTCTCTTGTTTGACTTTCGATCCATACCTGGAGACATCTCTGACAGTCGTGCCCATGCCATCACAGAGGAAAATGTGGAAAAGTTTGCGGAGTATATGTACCAACAGTTTCGACAAAAGTCACGTATTTACAAGTACAACACCATCTTGGTTCCAGTAGGGGATGACTTCCGGTTTGACCATGAGCTAGAGTGGGAACAGCAGTATGGAAACTATAGCAGGCTAATGAAGTACATGAATGGCCGCAAGGACTGGAAAGTGAACATTCGCTTTGGCACACTTAAGGATTATTTTAAACTCACTCGACAGGAGCAGCTAGAGAAGAAGTATTCTGGGAAAGACACTGACTTTCCTGTTCTGTCTGGCGACTTCTTTCCGTACTCTGACCGCAACCTGGAGTACTGGACTGGCTACTATTCTACTCGGCCCTTTGACAAACGTTTCCAGAGAGAG GTGCAGGGGATGATACAAGCAGCTGACATGGCTCTTACATTCACACTCGCTCTCTACAAACGCTGGGAATTGGAAATGCAAGAGAAATTTTTCCACTTTTCATCTCTCATGCAGACAGCACACCGTGCGCAAGCTCAGTTTCTGCACCATGATGCCATCACAGGCACATCCAAAGACTTTGTGGTGGTCGACTTTGAGGAGCAGTTACTGAATGCCTACAACTCCTCACAGTCTGTTATGAAGATGGCACTTCAAGCTTTGATCACAAAGGGGAAGGTAGAAAAACCATACGTCTTTCACCCAGAAACGGTGCGTCAACGATATAATGAACCACCTACAAAGATGGTTATTCCTGTAAGTAAGGGGGGCTCACATCTGTTTGTATTTAATCCACTGCCACAGTACCGACAACAACCTGTGCACATCTTggtcaacaaagaaaaatttatcaTCAAAGACCAGATGAGAGAAATTGTTCCTTGTCAAATTAACCCTGTCTGGGATGATGAAGACAGCACCACAGTTCGTGCTGATGTGTTTGAGGTCATTTTTATAGCAGATTTGCCTCCCTTGGCCACTGTACCCTTCATGGTGTTTGAAGAGGACGTTCTGCCCAAAACATCAAATCCAGCAAAAATCTGGGTGTTCAATGAGGAGACGCTGGTGGTTCCCTCTGGGACTCTTTTTTTCCGGAACAAACCACAAAAAGATGTTACACAAGCCATTGTGATTGAGAACAACCAGCTGCAACTGCGCGTTGCCCCAGATACTGGTATGCTGCTCGACCTGCTGGATAAAAGCACAGGCAACATAACCAAGCTAAACATGGAACTTGGTGTCTACACTTCTCAGGGCAGTGGGGCCTATCTGTTTTTTCCCAGCTCCGGTGCCTCACCAATGATAAGCAACATTCCATTAATTCGGGTGGTAGAAGGCCCACTAGTGACTCAACTGACTGTAGTTTACGAGCCATATATTCATCAGACATTCACTCTCTACTCCCACCCAACTCTTTTGGCCTCTGCTGTGCACATTCGTAATGACCTTAGCATCCAGACCCTCAAAAATCGGAGA ATTATGAGACTTAAAACAGACCTTCGTTTGAAACATCCTGAATATTTTTCTGATCAAAATGGCTTTCAGTTCATGCGCAGAAGGACTAATTCCAACAATCGAATTGAAGCCAACTACTACCCCATGACAACAGGGGCTTTTCTTGATGATGGTGTTCACAGGGTGACTTTGATGGCAGGCCAACCCCATGGTGTGGCAGGACTGGAACCTGGGTGGCTGGAAGTAATGTTGGATAGACAGTTGTTAAATGATGACAACCGGGGACTTGGACAGGGCGTTGAAGACAACAAAAAGGTGACAAGTGAGTTCATTCTTCTAGTCGAGACACGAACACAGAGGTCTTCCTTGTCCCAAGCCCACTATGCATTTCTGTCACTTAATAGTGTTTCACTTAGTGATAGATTGCAGCAGCCTCCACAGGTTTTCTACAGCCTCATTGAGgcagacattttctttgcaagTGTGATTCCAACCAAAGTAGCCTTGCCATGTGATGTGTCTTTGCTAAGCATGCGAAGTCTGGCTACTGGAAATCTACTGTATAATGGAACAAGTTTCATCCTGCATCGCAGAGCTTATGACTGTGATTTTCCTGGCCATGACCTCCAGTGCTCCGTCTCAGGCCAGCCAGTCACATTTGACGCCTTCTTCTCAGAACTGGGCTTGAGTCAGCAAGGCATCAGGGAGACCAGCCTTACCCATTTACATCATAAACGATCTTTGAGTCCGAAAGAGCCCCTGACCTTGTCACCAATGCAGATTGCTGCATTCCATCTCTGGTTCTGA